TGAGATGGTGTAGAGTCCCTGTGAGCCACCCTGGGGACTAAGAGAAATATTCCAGAGATCTTCACTGAGGAAGAAGACAAGATTTTAgcctgttttttttgttgtttgtttgtttggttttttttaaagtagtttccTACTGCAGGGTCCTGCCAGACTTGTCCTTCTGAAGCACTTTACAAAGTTCATATTTGCATAAACTTTCAGATTAATGAAACGGTTCACAGAAGTAGGACAGCAATACAAACGTGCAGTAAGACTGGTTGGTTCCTTCAGCTCGTCCCAATCTCTGCGCACATTTGTCAGGTCAGAGCGATGGGTCCCATCAGTCTGCAGTACAAGAGCCTGGGAAGTCCCTGGTTGTTCACAACTGTCCCACATATGCAGCTCGTTAAGTGCTAAGCACACAGGAAGAGGCCATGCCCAGAGGAGAGGGCTCATAGGCTCACCAGCTGGCTCTTCATCCCAGCCAGTCcagatcatcatcatcatcatcaccaaaGAGTGGAGCTGGAGGGGGACGTCCCTTCATGCTCTGGAAATCAAACCAGAAGGAAACTTGTCAGTCTTAACAGCTTCCCAGTATTTAGTAATTGCTACACAGTTCTGGCTCTGAAATCTCCATCAGCTTTAAGGAGATGATATCAAGAAGTCTCATTACTGAAGTTTTCGTATTTCTCATGCGATGTCTTAATATTCCAGGAGACATGCTTACAGGCTAAAAGGGATAGGACAGGGGCAAGACGCTAAAACCCTTCAATTAACCTGGCAAGTCTCACTTACTTCATGCCAGCAGGAGTTTGTCATCACTATCTCATCCCAGGCAACTCCTCCAAGCTCAACAATAAACAACCCAGATACTCTTGATTTATACAGAGAACATACAGGAAGCTCTGAGCTCAGCTAGCAGGAGCCACTCTGTCCCCCATTGCCATGGGAAGGATTTCACAGACAAGCTACAGGTTAATGCCTGAAGCAGTTTAGTAGGAGTAGAAAGATATAAATACATACcacttcctcctcatcctcctcttcagaGGGAACTCGAGGCTTCAGTGGTTTACAAGATGCTGTTTCAAAGAAGTTGTCATCCTCAAAGAGGCTAGAAGAAGATAAAGAATTAACAGTTTGCTTGCAGATTATGGGGATCTTGGTTTTACAAGTTCTATTAAAGAATGATGGAAAAGTTTTGTTGCGGAGGCAAACTTTTAGGGCATGTCCTATTCACCAGTGCAGAACGATACTGGGACCTGGCAGCCACCAATATCAGATCCTAGAGAAACTGCATACTCCCCTCCACAATCAGCTGGGAACCATTCACTAGGGATAATGGCACCACTGCCTCCGCTCAGACATGAGCCTGTTCTGCAactgctctcccagcagagcaTGCCCTGGACAGCCTGGTCTCTGCCAGCACCTGCCTTGTGCCATCCAGTGCTAGCGTCGTGGTGGTGCTTCACCTGACCACGTGTGCTGCCCTGCAGTAGTAGTGCAGCTGTACCAGCCTCTCTGTGTGCTGCCACACCAGACTGAGCTGATCAGCAGGAAAGTGGGACTGTGGCTACCCCAGGAGTCACATCTTACCTGGAATCTTTTTGCCTCGGGCTGGAGCCCAGTTTCTGCTGTCCTGGGGTTTCTTTCATGATAgctgagctcagctctgctgtGTTGGATACTGAAGCAGGCTCCTCAGAGCTAGCTCCACCTGATGGGTCTGTGCACTTCCCTCCCTCACCATTTAAGGGAGGGGGCTCTAAACCTCCCACAGGctcctctgccttctgctctgcagctggctTTTCTGGAAGCACTGCCACATCCACTTCTCTTGGCTTGGCTTCTACAGCAGAAGGTTCTGCAACTTCAGCCTGCAAAGATACTCTGGAGGGACTGTGTTCAGTCTCAGCTTCCCTGATGGGACTGCTCTCCTGCCTTTGCTTGGCTGGGACAAAGTTCTCATCCACCTCAGGAACAGGCTGTCCTGCAAGTACAGGCCCCTTATCAGGATCCAGAGAGGATTCAGCAGTGGAAGTGAGATGCTCCCCCTGGACCTTCTCCTCTTCTGACATCCCACTGCTCTGTGTCACCTGCTCCTCCTCAGGAGTTCTGGGCCTGGCAGACAGAGGAGCAGACTCGCCTTCCTGGTCAGACACCATGGAACCTGTGGCTGCTTCACCAGGGTCAGCTGGGAACGCAACACACTGTGCTGGGCTATGCTGCACAGGCTCTTCGTGGTCAGTCTTTGTTCCAGGTGATCCCTCCTGTCTCGCTGCTCCTGCTCTAGATTCCTCCTTTTTACTGTCATGATCTAGTTTCTCCTGCTGCCTGTTGAGTAGCTGCAGTGTTACAGTCTAAAAAATTGAGTAGAGAGAATGTAGGTTATACCCTAAACATAAACCATCACAGATCCCTGTATCTTCTTCTACTACCGGGCTGCTTTACCACCCACAACAAATTTCTGCTTCACAGTTATTTCAGACTCACAACATAAATTTGTGTTTTTAGCCCAAGACTCGTTCTCTCACAGTGATCACCTTGTATCTCTTAGAACTGTTGTACCTTAATAGTGTTCATGACAACACCCAGAACTGTCCTGCCACTGTATGTCTCTTCCAGCTCAAATTCACCCCGAAGAGATTGAAACACACCATTCATTATCTTCTTTACCTGGAAAAGAAGATGACAGGAAACAAAGATAGGTTCATTAACATGTGAAGCACTGGACTCAACATCAGATACTTCTTCTCCAGGTGAAGGAACAATAAATCCAAACTAAGACACGTGGTTTTCAAAGAACCCACTTTTCAAATCAGAAATTCCCGTAATGAAGCAGAATACATCATGACATCTTATTTCAGAACCATTGTATATACACTAAACCCATCCCTCCAAAACTGAGGCAGGCTGCACACACCCAAGGCAGACTGACActtatttcttattattctttcaatttttaaatttaaacctcAGATCTAAAGCAGGCAGCAGGAAGATCACATCCTTTCTGCCTCTATAGACCCTACTACTAGAAACACAGtgcttctgcagagaaaataatgtttttccttcttaTCTCTGCTCAAAGAGAAATAATTCAAGGTAAATAGATTTGCTTAGTAAGGAGAAATATTGGATAGTCAAACTCACTTCTTCTGTGAAGTCTGCAGATGAAGATCTGTCCTGATCCTTCTCCAGGTCTCTGATGCGTTTTTCATAGCGACCCTTCAGCACCACAATATCAGACTGCAAGGCTGAATACTGCCGAAGGGAAACTGAAAGTTAGAACAGCTTCACAGACACCACCAGCTTGCAATGAACAGGTTCTCTGTAAACTGTTTTTTAGTGACAGGTAAATTGCTGAGTGGAGTTTTAAGCAGGGCTTTGATCGAGAGTTGCAAAAGACTTGGCTGAAGGTCTGAGCACCAAAATAAAGATATCCAACCAAGCCAAAACCTTGGAGATCCACAATCATGTCATTAGCTCTTCAAGTTCAAGTAACATGAAGAATGGGCAGAGCATTACTGAGATCTAAGTGAAATGTGGGCTGAGTCTCATCATTGGACCTGTTCAGGTTTGCTGGAAGCAACGTGAAGTTATTCCTTCCCTCTCATATTCTGGACCTCATGTTCTTGTTATTCTGGACATAGGTAGACTGAGTCTAGAGATTATTGCACTCCAGTTCATATTCAGCTGCTGTGTTATTCCCTTTACCTTCTCTTTGATAGGCTCTAGTTGCTCCAAACGTTGCTGAAATTCAGACAATTTTTGCTCCTCTGCTTTTTTCAACTGTTTTAGAGTCACAAGCTGAAAGACAAGAACTAGAGCCCATCAGCTTACAGCCCCTTTCAGTGTCACCCACTTCAAAACAGTTTCTGCTCAAAACCAATCACTCAGAACAGTGCAGATAAGCAGAAGAGATTGTAGCTGTCGCTTTAGTCCGAGACTGACATCATCTTGGCTCTCCCTCATTCAGAACTACAGCAGTAAATTCACTAGCCCACCAGCCCAACAGATGCAAGGAGAGACACATCCTGCAGACAAGACCAAATTCCGTAACagtcaagaaattaaaaagtcaaGCGACAATGAGGAGAGGACCATTGGTTACAGTTACTGGTTATTTGGCATTAGATTTCAGCAATAAAGAACAACCCATTACCTTCTCTTCCAGCTGGGacacctgctgctgcagggaatCTCTCTGCTCACACACCTCCTGGTATTGTCTAACATGCTGCTCCTTGGCCGAGGCCAGCGTACGTTCACATCTGGCTTCCCACTGGGATTCCAGCTCTGCCTGGATGAGTGATAGCTGCCCATCATGTAAGAGAGATCATTAGGAACACACACACCCAATCTCTATTTGCACAACAAGTGGCTGAAAGCTTGGGGCTGGATAACATCTCCTGCCCTAGGCTGGAATACCTACATGCAGATGGCAGCCCTGCAGCTCTcaccagctcctgcccacacCTCTCAGAGTTCAATTCCAGCCACAATCCCTCAGGCTGGCCTGAAGGTCTGGCTCAGACTTCAGATCTCTTGGCATATTTCTAAGCAGTCTTTCAATCATCAGCAGTCCTGTATTCTTCTCTCTACTATGAACTTAATTTGGCACCTCTCCTTTCCTCAGTTTGATACTCTTTAACACAGTCTAAATCTGATGCTGCATGCCAGCCTGCATCAACGTTGCACCAAAACTCTACAGCCATGTCAGCGGCCTGTGATTTCAGTCAGAGAATGACTGGGACCTAGCAGCCTTCCTGCCTACTCAAATCATGCACTTCCTTAGAGAGACATCAGTGTAAATCCCAAAGTTAAAAGCAGGGCCAACAAACACCAGCAAAGATATTTTAGAAAGACAACAAAGTGAACCCTGTGTTAAAGTTAACCCCTAAAATCAAGCAGATAATGTTTTCATTCTTCTACCACCTGTGCATTTTCACAACTATTTCCTACCTGTAGGTTCCTACAAGTCTTCCAGACACTTGTTGGAGAAGCTGCCATGACTCCtcacctgctctgctgctgcctggtcAGTTGAAGTCCGTGCCTTTTTCAGCAACTGTCGAAGCTTGTCCAGTTCCTGCTGATATGATCTGCGTatttcttccatctcttcctcTGCTTGAGCTCTCTCTGAGAGggatttcttcttcctctctgcaaGATTCTGCAATACAGAATAGGACACAGAATGGGCCAGACTGCACCAAAGTAGCTTCTCCTCCTCAGGCAGAAAGAGCTTCTTTGAGCAGGGAATCTTATCACTTTAAAATCAAGCTGAGATTATTTTACATGTAGGAGGGTTAACATATTACTGGccgagatattaaaaaaaaaaaaaaatcacataagcACAAAGGATCCACCAGCACAGGGATCCCTGCCTGCAGATGAGTCAAGATTTACCTAACTTGCATGTTTACGAGCAAGAATGTTGGGTTAAATTTCAGCAAACTGAAACCCTGCATCTCTCCATAATGCTGGCACTGGACATACCCTTTCAAGAGTCTCTTTTTCCACTTTTAGGTCTGTTAGCTCTTCTTCCAATGCTGTAATCTTCAGGTCCAGCTGTTTGCGGCTCTGCTTCTCAGCTTTGAATCTAGTCTGAGTGTCCTCAGAGGCTTCTTGGAGCTCTGCAAAAATACACTTTACTGTGGGTTTTAGTGCTACATATATTTCAGGTTAGTGCATTTGGGGGCTGATGGGAAGGAACAGTGTCTCTTGCACAATGAAGTCAACACACAGCTTGCACCTGCACTGGGAATTAGACTTTATCAAGAGCTTCTTCGGTGAAATGGCAATGTTTATACCTCAGCTTTTATCTTAACTTTTCAACCACTGGAACATTTCTGGTTCCTCTTCAAGATGTTAGACAGTAATGCCAAGAGATTGCTTCTACAAAAGGCATCCCTGTGACAGGATGATTTTGTTCATTGATTTGGCCCACTCTCCTTTCAGTAGTAACAAGGATGCACATACCCTTCAGACATACCCTTCAGTGCATCAATATCCTTCTTTGATACCCTTGTGACTGATCCTGGGGAAAGCAGGAATAGATAccgcagaagaaaggaaaaacctgtgacttataaaagaggaaaaagaatgacaTAAAGGAGCTCACGTGGAACAGGCACAAGAAGTCTTACCTGCTAACTGTGCTTGCAGTTTGTTGAGCTGCGTCTCATGTCGCTCTGCCTCCTGCAAGGCAGCAGACAGCTGTTTCCGCAGGTCCATTTCCTTCTTCTCGTGGGCAgtcagctccagctgcagctgggaaacCTGTGCTGTGGCAGCTGCTAACTCCTCTGCAACTTTGGCCTGTATCACAAAATggagcagggaaaagggagaaaaaaaaaaaaggggtatGTGAGTGTGAGGAGGTGCCAGAACTGATCTCAGAGGAAGAGCTGATAAGGTACTGGAGACCTTATCAGGGAAGTGCTGGGATCCAGCACCTCACAGTCATCTCCAAATTGAAGAGGTAATGATAACTTTTTTGCCACATTACTGTGAGTTTTTTTGGATGTAACCTGTCCAGACTGACTAGGAAGTTGCACAAGGCCACCAACAACCTCATCACCACATCAGTTCAACTCAGTGAGTTTTCCTGAAAAGCTTAAACATGTTTAAGACTAGTACCAGTGCCTGGTGGCACTGCTTAGAGTTTTCAGGCTATGACAACATCTATTCAAGTAAAAGCCTGGGCTCCAACATCTAATTATCTTCAATAAGCTTACAAATCATTGAAAAGCCACACAAAACATACGCTTGTCCACTCAAAAAAGCACCTTCCCTCCAGAGCACACAGCACATAGTCACCTTGAGGTGCGCGCACGGGCAAGGCTGTCATTTTGGAGCATAGTTCTCACAGTAACTTGTTGACCTGTTCAGATTTAGTATTGCTCAAAGTCAGCGACTCATGTAAAACCAGGTACTAATACAGCTTGTCAGACAACTTGTGAACAGTATGTTAGGCGAGGCTCAAGGCATCAAGACAAAGATGCAAAGTCATGTTCCCAATCTTGCACGACACAAAATTCAGAGGATGCTCTGCAAAGACAGAACTACACCCATCAGAAAACCTCACTTGCTGCAGGGAATACATAAATAGCTTCTATATCTATGCCTATATTCAGATTCCCAACAGGCTTCCATGTTCTTGTAACTGCTACGTTCAGGAGAACTGGAGTTTCTCTCTGCTTTATCCCCATAAGAGAACTAAAGTGTTTCTCTTCAGACTAGGACCACCAGCTTCTGGCAAAGAAGAGCTGTGAGCAAAGTTGTTCCAACTATGGTAAGGATGAATATGCGTTGACCTTGAAGGCTAGGATACTACACCATTAATTTTAAAGAGGAGGCAGCATTTCAACAGAGACTGGCTAAAACCAGATCCGCTTTCCTCTTATGTTCCCATAAATGTCTCACTGCAGTTCAAGATACTAACTCCTAGCATGCTataaccaaaccaaaaccccatgGCATATGGAAAGGTTATTTTAACACTTGCCTTTGTCTTTAatggcaaataaagaaaaataaaaaggaaatcctATGCCAGGAACTGTTACGAGACTTAAGTTTCTGCAGTGAATGCTTCATATCTCTACTAGCTCAGCTCCAGCCTCCAGCTTTCAGGTACCAAGAATCTTATGTGATCTGTGTCTGCTCTGACAATTATATGATCATGtcctatttctcccacaggggaGGTGAAACGAGCACCAATGTGACAAAGTTCTTTGAAAGGGCTCCCCAAGaaagaggggagcagtggataCACTGCTACTTACAAAGCCCTTTTCCAAGTTGAAGATCTGTGCTAATTCAAGATCTGAGGCATTTCTTTTCATGCCAATTAGCTTCTAACTAGTTCAAGAGGAAGCTGGGCTGGCACTATCTAGGGCACTATTATCTATCACCTACACAATCAGCAGACACACTGCCTCACCTGGTCCCAGCCCCGATCCACTGGCAGCATGTGCTAGGAAGAGAAAGCAGTGACAGGAAACAGGAAGAGTTAAGAACACAATTTGAAAGGCAGAGGCATTAATCatcatcagaaaagcaaaatgcttcatTACAGCAGCCTAAGGCATGCCAGAGAAACCTTTAAATTATTCCAAGAACTGTAAAACCTTAGACAGAGAAAGCTAGTGAAGCCtggcttaaaaagaaagaagctaaaGGTACATTACACATCCTTACAGGTACATTATACATCACAGATGTAGCAGCAGTCCTATGAGTGACTACCGTTTCACTGCACTGTAGAGTGTGGGCTATTACTTATCATTACAGTACATGAAGTCTTTGTCTAAAGCTGTGATGTGCTCTGCCAGGGTCAAAGATCTATAACCCAAAAGCGGCATGCTACTAATACCTCTTCTCATTGATCCTGGGTACAGATGCCTGGCTTGTATCACAAAATAAATGGTGAGTCCCTATTTTTAAGtaaagaatatataaaatagCTTAAAATCCTCTTCCCTGATTCTGTCTGTCCATAGTGATCTCAGCAATTGCAGTCACAGAGCAAGCTAGGTTAGATAAAGGAAGCGGAAGGAATACCAGCCTTCATATTTACAGTCAATACTTCACAAAACTAGGGGAAATCTTCTCCCAGTGCAAGTCATGGCCTGAAGTCTATTCATGTAATAGTGTTATCCCCTAGGCAGTGACTGCTTAAGTGGAGTCCTATTGAAGATGAGGCCCAAAAGATTCCTGAGGATCATATCTTGTACTTCCAAAAGATGCTTCCTCCCCAAGTTACTTATCACACAAGCTGGATGTTGTGCTCACTGACAGAAagggattttatttattatttcaatcTGACTTATTCCTGGTTAGAAGCTCTCACACTCCCTACGTATTACAGTTATGCAATCTGGGCTTTCAGTGGAAAAATACAGTCCTCCTTTACTGTCTGCTCACACCAGCATACAATAATCAGGCATATATTGCTCTATTCTTTGGCATACTTCTAGCATACTTTGgaaagctgcagtttctgtcatTTTTAGGTGCACCAAGTTATGGTTCTCATGCAGAGCAAGCATTTGCCATCTCATGTTTGAACTGGAGAGATACACAACTCAGCAGGGGAGCATGGTGCAAGACTGAACTTGGTGTAATTTACGAAGCCAGTGCTTGAGAAAGCATACAAGACACCATGCAATTACAGATCTCAAAGCTAGCCTACCTGGGCTATGCTGTCATAAGTGGACAGTAGAGGATATGCAGCCATGCATAAGTGCATTTAACTGGTTTAAAAGCTATTTCCCAATAGCCCCTTTCACAAAAGGACAATATATTATTGGtagaaacaaacagcttttgaTTAGTATTAATAAAGAAGTGCAAAAGTGCAATGAAGAAACTCtagtaggaaataatttttttttatagctacaTTCACTCTATGTCAGTTAAACAGAAGGAATAAAACTTTTCTGAAACTGCCAGTGCAACTAAATAAACAGAGTACATTTTCAATGCCACTAAGCCCTGTGATAAACACCATTCCTCAACATGTTGGCCATACACCTACAAAGTTAACAATAAATCAGACACTTTCATGCAAGATAAGAATATTAAAGCTATGACAGCATAAAGATCTACGTTTATATcccctgtgctgcttttgtcatgaaagccacaaaaatactcttttttttctcaaaacagctttcaaaacatAAGTTCAGAACTACAGTTGTCTTGTAAGAGAAGTGACTTAAGCCTTGACTAACAAGGCTTCAGCATATTTTAGTGCAACAACAAgccccttccctggctgcagcCAGAGGTCTATGGCTCTGCTCATTGTCACCATTACCTTCTCCTGTTCTGCATGCAACACTCTTGcctgtgtgttttcatttgttgtttgcAGTGAATGGTTCCTCTGCTCCATTAGCAAGTTACTTTGTTCGACGTATCTGTGAACAGGGGAGACTGCATGAGCATTTACATAAATACATGACTTGGAGCAAATGGCTCGGAGAGAAAAGGTGATATTTCAAAGCAGTTTTCTTCATGACAAGTCCCAGACAATTTTGCGTGATAACCTGAACTAAGAAGAGCCTGATCTCAAAAGGGTGGAATGGGTGTGCCGGGCACAGCAGAGATTATATCAGTTTGGATAAGTGCTTTACCTCTCTGCAACAAGTCTAATGTTCCTATCACACAGTCATGGATTTTGATAACCTGATATCCACTGACCTTTGCAATTTCCTTAACAAGTCATTCCCCTTCTTAAACTGAATAGAACACACACCCAACAGTGGAACTAGGGATACTGCATCCCCTACAATTTCTTCCACCTTACTAAAAAGCTAGCAAAAGTAAAGTAACTCCAAGAAGCAGAGCAAGTGTGCTCAAAGAAGATAGCatgagttttttttccccttttacacaTTCACATTTACTGTAAACCACAGTTTTGGAGATATGCCCTGCggagagagggggggggaaacCACACTtttaatgccttaaaaaaaaaaaaaaaattaaatatcagaACATGTCTCTACCCTAAAGAACAGCCCTCCTAGTTATGCCTAACCAAGTGTAAGCTAGAAGTCTTTGCAAATACAGAGAGGCTGTACCCTCCCCACTCCTTACCTCTGATTCCGCTCAATCAACTCACTGATCTTCTCATTCTGCTCTTCAATCCGACTGCTCTTCTCAAATATCTCTTGCTTCAGTCTCTCATTTTCCTAAAGCATAGCCCAAGCATGAATATTCATCTTACTCAGACTTCCCTGCAGCAGTACCTAACCCTTTGTTTTGTACAGATGCAGTACAGTGGTGAGACTTATCACCTTCTGTGGTAACGTCACGGGAAGGCGCCATGCTATACTTAACAAGAATCCTGGCATGGGACAGTGGTTGCCAAACCACATTCTAGAGAATATTGTGTCTGGTTGACTTTTTCACCCACAAAACCCAAGATTGTAAGGCTGCTGCCTAGAAAAACTACAAAGCCTAAGATTAAGTAGTGAAAAACAGAAGGCTGTGATTCTTGCAGCATGGTACTTCAGCTGTGAAACTCCGTTCTGCAGGATGCTGTGGGTTAAGTCCATAACGGTTTAAGAGGCTGAATTTCTCCCACATGAGCCTCTTGCCAAGGCCTATTAAATACCAATATATCAACTCTGGCTCGGAAAGTACCCAAACCACAAACTGTTGAGAACAGCTTTTTTTGGGGGCAGAGGGGTAGAAATCATTGTATACAGAACACATGGGTGGATGGACATTTGGGCCAAGCCAGTACAGCTTTCCTCATTAGGAGTAACATCGTGGGCTCCAGTTCCTCATGGAAGTAGTCAAAACAGGCTGGCCATGCTTACCTGGATTATACGTTGGATATTGCTCATGATCATGGAAGCTTCCATAGTAACAGAGGAGATACCAGGCAGCAGTGAGCCGTTAccagtgttttgtttcttcaaCTCCTCCACCTGCAGGGATAAGCCATTCTTAAGCCAGATGAAATGAATTTATGGGTGTAGGTAAGAGACATCTGCAAAGAtccatttcagtgtttcatttgATCAGCTGTAGGGTATACGCTACTGTATCAACTGTGACACCTCCTGAAGGGCAATGAATCTCTTCAAACACTGCATCATATGATATTTAAGACAATAAGAGACAGCACCTTCCCCCAAGCCTAGGCTTAGCTTTTTCATAGTAGCTGAATTGCCACCACTTCAAGGTTTGATCATATTGAAATTTTCACTAAGTTAGTACATCACTTACAACCTTAAGGCAGGCATTTAAATAGAGCCAACTCCTAAGACATTTGGAGACCAAATAGCAGTAACTTTGTTAACAAGCCTGCCTATGCCATACATTACCTTGGCAGCCAGATGATCCATTTTATCTACTACTTTGCTAACGGCCATTCGGATTTCAGTGTTATGCTGCCGAGCTTCTGTCATCAAAAAGGAAGTAACATCCCCGGGTGCTTGAATGGAAAGGAGAGAGATGTATAGTCACAAGGGGAAAATGCCTGCAATACAGACATATCAAAAGCAATGCTCAGCAGTTTGAAGCCTGACAGATAGGACAGCCACTCCTCCCAGAAATAAAATGGACATGGTATTTGGAAAAATAATGACACAGGTATTTTCCAAATAACATGAATAGGCAGGTTTATGACTACAGGAAATTCTTGAGCTGTGTGACAGCACTTAGGTCAACAAGAGCAAAGCTCCCAGACACACTAGAACAGTAGTACACAAAGAGGTACAATCGAACAATAGGAACGAAGGATGGCTTCTGaaactttgaactgaaaaaaaacgTGCTCCAAGGAAAGTTCAGCTATACTCAAGTCTTCACCAACAGGGATTACCTAAACGGTTGGTTAAATGCCTTTAGTCCTTCTTAGGTTGCGCCTTTTTCTGGGCTATGTCCTCTCACTTAGTAAAGGCCTCTACATGTACACTTAAATTCTTTCCCTGGCTGGCAGGATAGCTGTTTACTATTACAGTTATATTTATAACTGGAAGCATCATCTACAAAATACCTTTAGTAACACACAGCCTTGGGATTACACCTAGAAATTCCATCCCCTTTCACACTGCACAAAGTTCCTTAATGTAAGAAAAAGATGGATATTTATTGGGAAATGTTTGCCCCCATTtggtattaaaaataagaatttgtgAAACAGCACAGCAGTACAGACAGGATGAATATGTACGTGTATGCTACCATTGCTACCTAAATCATTATAAACAGTTTACTGCAGGTATTGCAGCCTTCTGTGAAGCATGTACTTTTTTAAACATACCTTGGTAAGGTGTGGGATACATCTGTCCTACAGGCTGGAGTTGAGAAGCAGATGCAGCAGTCTGGGGGTAAGCAAATGCCATTCCTGGATATGCCTTGCAGAGCAAGTTCAATAGATTAGAATATGTTTTGATATTTCCCCCCTTCCTCACACTTAAgcagttttcatgttttttaagcCCCAGAGCAAGGATgatatttggaaagagaaaaacagaattaaggaGCTGGAAGTCAAATTACACAACAGTCATAGTAAAGGGAAAACAACAGTCACTCTTCTTTCAAGGCTTAGACATGTGTTCAAGTTACCACAGCTTAATAAGTTACCTTCTTCACTGAAGTTTAAGCAAAAGCATGTTTGTGAGAGGCAAAGATCAGCATGTGAACAGCTCACTGAAGTTATGCTAACTTGAACACAAGGCTATTCCTAGGAAGGGCTCAAAGTGCAACACAACTTGATTGCAACTTTACTGCTCAGTGCTCATCAGAAGGAGCTAAACGGACTGAAGAATGCATTAAATGCTATGAGTACCTCACTCCTACCAGTTTACTCTCtcagacaaggaaaaaagaaaaaattacaataCAACTTGGGCCAAGTTTCTAGAAGAATTCAGGACATCAGGGTCAAACTTTCAAAACAATACACCCAAATCACTGTCAGATTAAAACTTCACTTTAATGACTAGTTTCTATTTCAACAAACAGAAAAGCCTATCTTTTTTATCTTGTTACTTGTCACACCTCCCTCATTTTCAACACAAGGAAAATGCAAAGCCAAAGCAATGCAATACCACACCAGTTttggatttggggtggggggtgttgtggttcttttttgttgttgtttttgttttgttggggtgttttgttttcatattgtTTTTATTCATTATCAAAcgttttcttcctctgcctggaccctttaaaaataaacagtgcgTCTATGCGACATAGGCCACTGATTTCCAA
The Harpia harpyja isolate bHarHar1 chromosome 19, bHarHar1 primary haplotype, whole genome shotgun sequence DNA segment above includes these coding regions:
- the FKBP15 gene encoding FK506-binding protein 15 isoform X4, whose translation is MFGAVAATAEEDDADFLSPASGARLASLFGLDQTVSSHGNEFFQYTAPKQPKKGQTAAGQAAQKAPLAPAASGAPSVFMATAVHAYRYTNGQYLKQGKYGAAVVGNHATKEVQPNNYSTFYDDQRQNWSIMFESEKVAMDFSKQVCIAKCNSSPVLDSVLYQDLLLGEGQGVEGGDSLEIAYTGWLFQNNGLGQVFDSNVNKDKLLRLKLGSGKVIKGWEEGMMGMKKGGRRYLIIPPAWAYGAQGVAGRVPPDSTLVFEVEVRRVKLVKECSGSDGQSVSSRDSPAPSPVPNSDGFSADTGLLPPSTIPPKPGEPAVRAKSNSISEQLANPDVAKAKLISRMAKMGQPMLPFLAGTAGSQLDSSDSEIEDPNTLRGTAQPVASSSVRPSQPAHAVLPTVSTQVPQGSGSTPPVSSAALIPATIQPHSALPGGAQGFQAYPGMAFAYPQTAASASQLQPVGQMYPTPYQAPGDVTSFLMTEARQHNTEIRMAVSKVVDKMDHLAAKVEELKKQNTGNGSLLPGISSVTMEASMIMSNIQRIIQENERLKQEIFEKSSRIEEQNEKISELIERNQRYVEQSNLLMEQRNHSLQTTNENTQARVLHAEQEKHMLPVDRGWDQAKVAEELAAATAQVSQLQLELTAHEKKEMDLRKQLSAALQEAERHETQLNKLQAQLAELQEASEDTQTRFKAEKQSRKQLDLKITALEEELTDLKVEKETLERNLAERKKKSLSERAQAEEEMEEIRRSYQQELDKLRQLLKKARTSTDQAAAEQLSLIQAELESQWEARCERTLASAKEQHVRQYQEVCEQRDSLQQQVSQLEEKLVTLKQLKKAEEQKLSEFQQRLEQLEPIKEKYSALQSDIVVLKGRYEKRIRDLEKDQDRSSSADFTEEVKKIMNGVFQSLRGEFELEETYSGRTVLGVVMNTIKTVTLQLLNRQQEKLDHDSKKEESRAGAARQEGSPGTKTDHEEPVQHSPAQCVAFPADPGEAATGSMVSDQEGESAPLSARPRTPEEEQVTQSSGMSEEEKVQGEHLTSTAESSLDPDKGPVLAGQPVPEVDENFVPAKQRQESSPIREAETEHSPSRVSLQAEVAEPSAVEAKPREVDVAVLPEKPAAEQKAEEPVGGLEPPPLNGEGGKCTDPSGGASSEEPASVSNTAELSSAIMKETPGQQKLGSSPRQKDSSLFEDDNFFETASCKPLKPRVPSEEEDEEEVSMKGRPPPAPLFGDDDDDDLDWLG